AGATTGTAGATTGTTCGTGTTTAACAAGAGGGCCAATGTCAGTGTGTCTTTTTTTCTGTGCTTTAAAATAACTTTGCATCGAAGCAAATTAAGCTAtaaacctaaatataaaacactgaaCTCACAAGcctctttttacagtttttccccAAATTTCCCCCAacggagaagattttttaacacatttttaatcataatagttttattaactcatctctaatagctgatgtattttatctttgtcatgatgacagtaaataatatttaactagatatttttcaagacacttctatacagcttaactgtactttaaaggcttaactaggttaattaggttaactaggcaggttagggtaattaggcaagttattgtataatgatggtttgttctgcagactatagCTTAAaaaggttaataattttgaccttaaaatggtttttaaaaaaattaaaactccttttattctagcagaaataaaacaaatcagactttctccagaagacaaaatattatcagacctactgtgaaaatttccttgctctgttaaacatcatttgggaaatatttaaaaaagaaaaaaaaattcaaagggggtttaataatcctgatttcaactgtgcgcggggagaacatgcaaactccacacagaaacatcaactaacccagctgaggcttgaaccagcgaccttcttgctgtgaggccaccatGCAGCCAtcttatgtttatatgtatgtataaattttCTATTAGTTATTTGTCTTGGTTACAATTCTTTTTGTGGGATGGCATGGACTTTGGCATCGCTGGGGGCTTGGGTGGGGTGGCTGTTTTCTGGGTGAGCTGGGGGGTTGAGAAGTggatcttttttttgtttattggaaAGAAAATTGTAAAGATGCTGTGACTACTCACatgtaaaatccaaataaatttaatcacaaaaaaaagaaaaaaaattctaataaggctaataattatgatggaatgtgtgtatgttcagcctgatctaagtattttacgttttgtcagtttagtggctaattcgtacgaactcaaccccgcccctaaactcaaccgtcattgggtgaggagcaaatcgtactaaattgtgcgaattacattgtacgaattcattcgaattagccactgaatcaaaatgttacgaattgtcgtgaaaTTGCGTTGGTATTTTGTGTGCTTCTTTACAGTTATGGcggcacgatattagaaaaaactaacattgtgatattttcatTCACTGCAATCTATACTgtgatataaatgcaatttcaccagatgacttgaatagcttgtgCAGAATTCCTAatattagattgattgggataattGTGTAGGGGagcgtatctgcataaaatatcatatataaaacTGACAAGCACAGTTAAATACTAGGGATGTCCAGTTCCAATCCCGTGATCGGAAATCAGGCCTGATTACGCGGTTCCAGACCGATCAGAATAGgacgttacctcctgatcaggacttgaatatgtatataaatatatatattctcattattttataacacatcAATAGTTATGCGCTGGCACAGAGTTAGATCTCTTTcctgacttcacacagaaacagcaacatatgctgcatgacatcactttgttgcagagacgctattggttaaatgcaaagtagaacacggaagcagcttgaagcggaaagcgcgagtatgtctgcagtctggaggtattataaagctgatgaacaacattgccatagctaactgtgagatatgtaaacttgggattgactgccgggtattttaaattgaggtgctatttgtttttatagtagattttttatatttactgttgcattaAAGTCAAAAGTGAagtattgatgttatttattacttgattgttcaagctacctcacagaggTGCTCTGTTTGTTATCAGAGTTGttcaatgttaaaataaggtgaattaaataaaaaatgaggaacatcctggatctgtttcttcgttcttttattctttttttatgtattatagaagtatcggatcgggtttcggtatcggtaaatactcaaaatcaaatggctCAGACTCAAGGGCCTGATCGGGACATGCCTATTTAATACAATAgaaaaaagatgcaaataaacaatgatttataACTTTCTGGggggtctaacagtattcagaagcagaaatgaaACAATCGcggtattataataataattgaaataacacTATACCATTTTAATTGATGACAAATGTACAAATAACCTTTAAGCTACAAACGTTTAATTTTCTGTGCTCAAAAGTTTGTTTGAAATTCTTagtcaggccttaaaaacacatgcacttTCATACACAAACTTTCGGTCTAATGTTAAATTTATTTCAGGTTCACTTTTATttacttacatccacattcatatctGTCTGATTTTCTGTCACGCTgcagtttttgactgtttggtgccatcttgtgtgtGAATAATTCGCAGgttagtgcagtgtttctcaacctcgTTCCTGGAGAAaaaccagctctgcacattttccgtgacttcagatcatcagctcatcagcagagacatccaaaacacgcagtgttggtggtcctccaagaacgaggttgagaaacactgggttAGTGTATGCGCCATCAGCTAGTTTAGTTTCTGtttagctttgtgtttttgatggtttggcaccatcttgtgtgtGAATattgtgcaggttagtgtatactccatcaggtTAAAGTTTGAAATGACTCCAcaattttcccagtgatgggttgcagccggaagggcatccgctgcgtaaaacatatgctagataagttggcggttcattccattgtggcgaccccagattaataaagggactaagacgaaaagaaaatgaataaatgattgaatgactcCACAATGTTGTGTACTGTAATGTCTGTCAACTGTAattcctgcaatgtgactattgcggactcgctcattgcgatatcaatgctgaaacaatatattttgcagccctattTCCAGTGCAACAATACTAGTGTGTTGTAGTTGTAAGGTCATTGCTAATACCTGACATAGTGTTCGGAGAGCATTTTAGTATGATGTAATGTCATTGCTAGGGGGGTTTTGGCTGAAACTGTAAAATTGCCTGAAATCTTAACAAACTGTTTGGGTTTGACATTCAGATTATAAGAAACCAACAAAACCCAAATAATgctataaatgttattaaatttaatttgtaaattgataGATAGATTTACTGATTGATTTTTCTGTTTAGAGAGTTtgtgtaaaataattttacaacCAACTGGGCTAACTGTTTCTAGTTTTGTTGTCTTTGTTTAGATCTGTTTTGTGCTTttcttttgatttgttttcttaaagggAATTCACTATTAGGCTTGTAAATGTTTGGAGGGCGGCAGGTAGGtactagggttgcacggtttactggtactatggtagtatcatgatactatggctccaaatgTATCATGATACTACTGGTATATATCATGGTGCTGCTGTGGTTTGTAAACGgcagtatcgtcattaatggtctatctacaatacataatgttgcatgtgcaGAACTCACTAAATGCTTtcaaacgcacatctgaatctgttcatttctgttcctgtcattATGATTTAATAGCTACATCAACCACGACAATCTCTGAAAACGAATGACTCACTAAGTAAAACTTTGAagtactttggattgttacctgataagactggagaaaaaaaacaatagatgaaaacccaaaatagcaacaggaaacattgaaacaatttttgaccacttcatgtAACCTAATTGCGTTTGAAAAGTgctctttttgaaacaaatttcatttggtatcgTTTGTATctctattttaatgtatttttgttggtcattaatctacaaaataaaattctataataacatataaaacatgAATATATTCCTGAtaattttgtttgtaatttgaGTTATGAACAACAGTACCGCAATGCTACTTGGTATAGTATTATAACATGAATTattggtatcgcgacaaccctagtgggtagcgctgtcacctcataacaagaaggtcgctggttcgagccccggctgggtcagttggagcttctgtgtggagtttgcatgttctcccagtgttggcgttggtttactccgggtgctccagtttcccccacaagtcccaaaacatgcgttaggtaaattgggtaagctaaattttccatagtgtttGTCCCGGTCCTCCaagttgggggttgagcgttaggctaatgacccacctcgtaaaaatgagatgttacgaaacaccaacatggtgcgtcTAAAtttcaacttcgatataaacggccctgagagtaagtaaaggtttggaacaagcgcAGGTGTTTTCAGTTTGTTCGTTTTGAGTGAACGATCTTTAGGTGGGATCTCCAAATCTAAATTCCCAGCGTCTCTGCTTAGTTCTGGAAGTTATTgacttgtaaatattttattattcaccAAATTAATTTTGCAAATATGCTTACAGAGAAATACAGTCCAATTGTGTCAATAGTACAAACACTGTGGGATGAGTTTTTGTCCACAACATATAAATGTAACATAGATAAACATAGACTGACACTGAAACAAACGTGAGTCAATTTATCTTAATATCTGAGGGCTTATTGCCGGTGCAAAAAAAGTGCATTGTGAGCATGAATTGCATTTGAGTTGCTAAATTATGCACCAGTAATACCAGTTTTGGCTgggttttttattgtattttaatgagcctttttaatcattgttttgtttttaaaataagtgcTCTTAATCTAAAGTCTTGATAATATTTTGCTTTCAATGAATCAACTCAACCATTTTGTCCAGCATGTGAAAATTACAACTATATCCACATATAACCTGATTTGAGGTAACATTTTTGTCTGCAGCACTGACATTGAGAGTTTTGTGAGGAAGACAGCAATAGCGATGCTTACCTGAGCACAAACCCCTAACTAGTGTTAgtgcaatgcagttaaacagcaGCACACTCCAAAAATTAATTGCTGAATTTTATTTCCAGTTCCTTCAGTCTGTTTATCCTCCAGCACCCATATTAAGCACTGAGCACACTTTGAATTGTGTACACTAAAACATAGCTGAACTTTAAGCCTTGTTTGGTAAACTCCTGGCACTGGCTGTATCCCCATCCCCCTGAACACAGGTGACTCATGTTAGACCCTGTCCCGTTGTTGGCAGTAAACAGGCGAACACGTGGCCCCTTTTCCATGGCCTTATCACATCTGCTCTTCACGCGTTAATGCAGAGTTTCAGTGACTCTCGACTTATCATCCATTATAAGCAATTCAGCTTGTGTCAGGTTACTCAGATTCATGATAACAAGTTCATCGATTAGCATCTCCAGCATCAAAACCCCACATTATCTACAAATCCAAACAGAATTCCTCTTCATACTTCACGACTACTGCAAAATAAGTTGTTCTTCCAGCACAAGTGTTCACCAAGTACAGTTACTCCTTTGTTCTGGAGGAATATCATGGTCCTGGTCCTTCAAGATTCAAGAAAAACTTGTATAATCCAATGTCCCTTAGGAAAACAACCTTGTGTTATCAATGTCGTCCATAGCTTTGTCATGGAAGTGGTGACTCAAATGGAGTGTCAAGCATCAGCCGTCCGTTTTCTGGTTTTGTCCAACTGAGGGACTGAAACCCCTCTCTAGTGCTTTTATACAAGATTTGGGAGTAATATGTgccaaaatacaacaaacatcATGGGAGTACGAGCATTTCAGTATTAAATATTTAAGATGTCAACACAACACTGGGCCTTGTGAAATGAAAGAGGCTGTTGATCAGTTTCAACACCTAACAGACTGTGTTGCCTCAGCAAACAAAGAGGCCCTACTGTACTTATGGACATATTATGTTTCATTTAGAAGTTTAAAATAGATATGTGAGGACGGCGTTGGGTGTTTAGCCTGGTTTATATAATTAAAGTCTGCGAGGAATAGGCTATGGAAAGGTTTGGTCGTCAAGTTTTGGTAACCGCTAACGTTAGGACCGTTTCTGGAAAGTCAATACCGCCACCGTGTGGAGAAATATTGAGTTCTTAAACTATATGagcaaaaacaattattattatacattttaccaTGATTTTCCATCGGTCATGGTGATATAGTTTACAATAAtcgaagaaaaaaatgaaactatAAGCCTACCTTTCTTGGTGTTTGACTCTTCCGCCACAAAAGGTTTGTCATATTGGTGTAGCGAACTCTCGATATACATTCTCTGTAGAAATCCACTAAAATTGATTGTAGCAGCTTATGTCAAACATCAAGCATCTTTAGTTAGCAAGAATCATTTAGACAAATTAAAAGTCTCTATTAAAAGAGCAGGGCCAAACTACTaattagacaaaacaaacttttttattgGTCAAATCATAGTCAACAAGacgtttaataattttaaataatatttagtattacttattttgtttaaataagtaCAGGTcacttatttttacttttttaatttacattaaaacacttaatataaattattaatgttaatattaacacTTAATGCACACTCACtgttaatattaacaataatctcatattaataatagtaatactaattttaataagtaatggtaataataaaattaaataataatattaaaatatagttcATTATTGCATCATTTAATCAAATtggtattattcatttttttgttttaaaaattcctAAGTAGGCCATTTTAGAACAgaagaatatttttataaaactgaaaagtcaacgttttattttcctttaatcatccaaaacaaaattatttgcttttgaaaatcatatgtaccacagtaaaaaaaattatatatatttgtatatatataacacactaCATATACTCTGTATGCATAtaaataattcatgttttttttatgtaattttatgtgGAAAAAAAGTGACTTCAAGACTCTTTAtgtacatagagagagagagatgtcttTGTATGTGGTTATGTTCCTGTTTTAATAATAGTCCGATTGTGATAATCGATGTAAAGTGAACAGGATGAAAATACATGATGCCATTAAAACATCTTTACTAAATGAGAATGTGTAAAATCTGCCACACTattgcagtggttcccaaagtgggggtcgcttggtgatttccaaaagtcattcatttattttattttcagcttagtccctttattaatcaggggtctccacagcgtaATGACCCGCCTTCCAAAAGTCAAACAAATATTGTTAAACTATTGGAATTAACATATTTTatcataacctacagaagataaaaattgtACTTCACagttacataaaaacaacatgcaaatgaaaagctcCCAGCCTTTCaattattcttcttctttttttataggATCGGTGtgtttagattaacaacacagcaatagtgtcgGCTGCAGCAGATTGACTTTGTAGCACCAgcttaaactttctgacacctttatggcaatcaaatacatttgaagtaaatacaggccacagctgaacattgaggatgatctccaagtggcagtctgcaaaattaaaccaagaatagacttgtgctgaaaacattgtgccgaCCAATCTCTTTAGTTGAGGTCAATTTTAAATTAAAcgactataaaaatgatatggttgttagactgtttttTGGGTTGTCCATATAtccttgtgtttatataggcctattgttgtgtgcgcaatgtttgcatatttatattttacacgtCCAAAGAATTTGGGGATCGTGAgccactggcattgttattttgagtGTCGCAGGCAGAAAAGTATAGGAATCTTAACAAATGCAGCATTTTTGGAATAAAAGTTTTGTATGATATcaagtaaaataataacatttgtaataaGAATGCAAAActtagtagaaaaaaaaaatctaaatgtttattttgacatCTTTTGGAACTCTGAGGTCAGAAATCAAATCAAGCAGTAAATAAAAACCACCAACACATAAATCATTAGAGATCAGCAGCGTCAAATATTCAGTAAATCAACAGGCTGAACATTCACCGCACAGTGAAATGAACTAAAGCTTACTTTACACAATATCATTAACCGCCATCATACATTTGTGCTTCCTTCTTCAGATGAAAAAGTCCACAAAGACAAAAACCAGGGTGAGTCTTGTGCTGATAAACATCACTCCATCCTAATCTGATGTGATATATTGAGTcaatgtactttaaaaaaaatacaagagaAGTTCAGATTGGTTTGGGCAGAGATGTGACCTCCTCCACACACTCATCATACGCTTCTTTATACTCATCATGGGGTTTGATCATGATGACGCACGTGGGACGCTTGGATCCGGCTGACGAGCCCAAATCCTGCACAAACACATGAATATCTCTGAATATAGCCTTCACAAAGGTGAATTAGAGTTCTATTATATACGCTACTGATCAACTTACGACTTTAGACGGCACATAGGCATACGGCATGCTTCGGTCTTCACACATGATCGGTAGGTGACAGTAGACGTCGATGGGAAGAGTGTCTCCAGCAAACACAACAATACTGAAAGACGACAGAAAATAAGAAACAgaggtttttaatattttagataCCAGAGACCCACATATCATTTCAAGAGTAAAGATGCAATTTA
The sequence above is drawn from the Danio aesculapii chromosome 21, fDanAes4.1, whole genome shotgun sequence genome and encodes:
- the nhp2 gene encoding H/ACA ribonucleoprotein complex subunit 2-like protein; its protein translation is MTKVKKEKTAEDEAGGTEKSYQELIANINPIANPLASRKLSKKLYKCVKKAAKVKQIRRGVKEVQKFINKGETGIVVFAGDTLPIDVYCHLPIMCEDRSMPYAYVPSKVDLGSSAGSKRPTCVIMIKPHDEYKEAYDECVEEVTSLPKPI